Part of the Bacillus clarus genome, TTTCGCTTCCAGTTGCCTTACACTCAAAATATGAAAATTTCGTCGATACTGTGAAAGACAATTATAAAGTAAAAGATGGAAATGGCTATTGGAACTGGAAAAGTGTAAATCCAGAAGATTGGGTTCATGCTTCTGCAGTTGGAGCAAAAGCTGATTTCCCATTAATTGTTAATGATAAGACGAAAAAGTGGTTTCTAGATGCCGCTATATCACAAGACGCTGCTGATAAATGGCGTGCTGAAGTAACACCGGTGACTGGAAAGCGTTTAATGGAAGCACAACGTATTACAGCTGGATATATCCACTTATGGTTTGATACGTATGTGAATCATAAATAATAAAATAAATACGAAAAGAGAGTCCCTTTTTCAAAAAAGGCACTCTCTTTTTTCAATTAGATAGTTTCTCCATGATCTAAACAAAGTAGTTTAGCTTTAGCTGGTTGCTTTTCAATAGATTGATTAGCAACACCAAAAGATAAAATCCCTGTAAAAATCATTACAGTTAAAAGTACTTTTTTCATTAATTTTATGCTCCCTTCTCCAAATCTTTTTTGTCAGCATCTAGGGCAATGTGAAGATATCTACTGGCTTGTTCATATTTGTTGAGATCATAGAATTTATTTCCAAGAATTGAAGCATATTCTTTTACATGACCCCATAGATTTTCTTTCTTGAAGAAATATATTCCTGTCATAATAACTTTCTCTAGTTCCTCAATCTCTGCTTCCTTATTCAGTTCTCTTAAGATAGCAAAATGGCACTTATATTCTTTAAGTTTTGTAAGATTATATCCTTGCTCAATTAGATCTGCAGCAAGAAGATTTTCTCCTAACTTATAATACTCCCTTGCTAATAAAAACATAGTTTTAGGGTTATTTTTTATAGAATCTTTTAAATACTTAATCGCTAACTCTGAAAGGCTTTGATCAGCATATAATAATCCTAAATTATGTTTCACTTTAGCTATTAGTTGTTCCTCACTATATTTTTTAAATATTCTAAGAGCTAAAATGAAATTTTCCTCCGCAATTTCATACAGCCTAAGTTTAGTGCAAGCAAGTCCTATGGTGTTTTGACAGGAAGCAACTTTCATTTCATAGCCTGTATGCTTCGAAAATACCTCTTTTGCCTTATTAGCATATTTAGCAGCCAACAACGGGTTTAAGGATTGATAATGGAATACTGCAAACATGTAATCAAATTCAGCCTTTTCTAATTCATCTGGAATAGTTGCTAAAAGTTTTTCAGCCTTCTCATATTGTTCTTTAGCTTCGTTATGATTTCCAACTGAAATTGCATAAATAGCTTTGAAGAAATGATAATAATACTTCAAAAATGTTTCGGTTTGCTCTGGAAATGGAGCAATCTTTTCTAAACAATCTTTAGAACCATCTATATCACAAACCAATAAATTATATCTAAAGTTAAGTAGTGAATAATAGATAGAGATATTAGAGTCCTCTTCAATATTATAAATATTTCTATCAATTTCTTCTTTCAAGTGTTTAGCTTTTATTATATGTTGAGAAATAATTGCATTATACCAACTGCTTAATAATGTTATTATTTCTTCTTTTGCTATTATATGTGTATCCATAATATTCCTCATCCTATTATAATAATATTATCATAAAAAACAAATTTTTCGACATTTTATTTCATAAAAAGTTAGATAATACCTAAGGTACTATCTAACTTCCCATAATGTTGTCGAAACAATGGCAGAACAGGGCCTATTTCCTGCTTATACAACCATTATGCGCTGAGTTCATCAATACGGATAAGAACTATATTTCTCGCTTACTTAATTTTCGTTGCTTCAAAAGCCTTTTGAACTGCTTGAACTTCAGCTGAGTTCGCCCCATACTTATTTGTTGCAACTCGAATGCATGCCGATCTCAATTCAGAGAAATCAGAAGTCATGTTTAATTCGTCAGTATTTGCATAATGGAAAATATCAAACATTTTATCCTCGCCAATACCTTTTACAGTTACGCCGTTATGAGTTCCACCTTTTGCAATTAAATACGCAGCTTTATTAATAATACTTGAGTTGAAATGAACGCCTCCATTATCCCATCCATTAAAATTGTTAAATTCACTATAATCATCTGGATACGGTACTCCAGCTGAAGAAGGAACTGAAGATGGATTTTCCATATCACGGAACACTGATCCAGTTTGTTCTCCCATTGTCCAGTTAAACTTCCCATTATTTATGTATTTCTCAATAGCTGTTCCCATAATATCAGATAACGCCTCGTTAATCGCACCAGATTCTCCGGAATATTCAAGATTTGATTCACTAGATGTAACCGCATGTGTAAATTCATGTCCCGCTACGTCAAATGCCTTTACAATAGGATCTCCGTATACAAGCATACTACCATTATCAGCACTTAATGCATTCTGCCAATTTTTCGGATCATTTGTATCTTCAGAATCCCAAGCATGTACAACTGAAACTACTTTTTGTCCCTTATTATCAAAACTATTACGTTTGTATTTATCTTTATAAAAATCGTATACCTTTGTTGCTAAGTAATGAGCACTTACCGCCTTTGAATCATTAAATGTTGTTGAAGTACTAGTTGCTAGTTTACCAGGGTAATATCTTTCCTCTTTCGTAATATCTCTGTAATTTACATCATACGTTTCAATTCCTTGCCCTCTTGTGTAATCAGCAAGCGCATATTTTCCATCACTTTGTTTAGAAATACCAAATGTACGAGATATACCTAAATCATCTTTTCCTGTCCCAGTTAATGATGTAAGGTTGCTTTTTCTACTTTCCTTTAAGGCCCCAACAAGCTTTTCACTTGCTTTTAAACCTGATTCTTGCACCATATTTTTTAACATATCACCATTATGAGCATTCACTAAATAAGTTCCAGATACATAGTTTGGTGTTGCAGCAGCAAATGTAACTTGGTATGCATTGCTGGCTTGTCCATTATTTTCATCAACAAAAATAACTTCCTTTACTTCTGGCTCAGAAATAAACTTGATATCATTCCCGTACTTCGTATAAATATATTGTTTCGCTTCTTCTTGTGATAGATTAATAGGCTTCTTTAAATCTTCTTGTTTTAAATTTTGCGCGCTATCTCCTGAAACACTTTTAATAACACCCTTTTTATCTACGTGTGCAGTCAATTGATGCCCATATACTTCTTTTCCTTCATATGTTTGTTGCATACGCACAAGTGTAGTTCCATCATAAGAACCACGTTTTTGAAGAACCTTATAATCTACTCCCGTTTCTCCATTCACTTGTTTTGGAGACAAAGCTTGCTCTGCCTTCTCCTTAAGAGCATCTTTTACTACATTCTCTGGTGCCTTTTGTGATGGTTGTGTAAGTTCACCTGTACGGAACGAATCCTCCTGAATTTGAACTTGTAGTTGATCTGTTTCCTCTGCATGACCGACTCCATATGGTGTTACAGCTGTTAAAGCTAATCCTGTTGTTAATGCAACTGTAGCTAATGTTTTTTTATTTTTCATGTTTTCCACCTCGCGTAATTTTCTGAAATATTAAACTTGTAAAAAGTATACTGTCTATTCTTGTCAAAAAAAAGAGAAAATACCGAATTTATGTAACATTATGCAAAATTACATAATTTAAGGTCGATATTTTAAATCAACAGCAAGATAAAGAATTAATGCCATTCATGCTCTATACAAAAAAAACGAAGTCTTAAGAAAGACTTCGTTTTTTCAACACACAATGAATTACAGAAATTATTAACCGTTTCATATTATTCGACAATTCTTTTAATTTAAAAATTTTACTATAGAACCGAAATATTCTCTTTTTGATGTAGTTAGAAATTCTCTTATTTTCATTCATTTGATAGCACTAGGGATCCCCCTATTAATATTCAAATGGTAGATCAGAAATAACATGTCCTTTTTCCTCTTCATGATCTTCACCACATAATGCCACAGCAGGTATAATTAATCCTGCCGTTAACGAAAACGCTATCATTTCTTCTTTACTTTGCATGTTTTTCACCTCGCGCAATCAATAAAATACTATATAAAGATAAAACATTTTACATGATTATGTCGAAAAAATAGAAGAGTGCATTTTATCAACATTTTTTATAAAATTAAAATTAATTGTCTATTATTTGTTATTTGCGACTGATGATGTGTGTCACTCCTGAATTAGAAAGATACACATTTTGGGGAGTTTACAAAAAGAAGATATCACGCTTACTAACGTTTTTTATTAGTGCTCAAATATTAAATCAAAAATCACCTATACGTTTTCCTTTCTATGGTTTTCTTCATATAGTGCCATAACTAGTAAAACGAATCCTGTTGTTAATAAAACATTAGCTATTATTTTTTTGATTTTCATTTCACTTAATTTCTTGATTGATCAATCTTAAATAAATTATAACTGTCTAATTATGTCGAAAAAAAGCGATATTGAAGTTTTTCAACACAGTTTATAATATTCAGAAATTTAACACTAACGATAGTGCTCCTTCTAATAATTTCAAACCTACCATTTTGAATTCCATATTAGTGGGCATAACACATCACCATCAAGCTAAGGAAAATCATATTCTTAAAATGAAAAAATATACTTCTTCTCACTGACTTGCCATATATTACAGCGCAGTTGTTTGCTTTTAGCAAATGAAGGATTTTTTATTCTGTTTAAAGACCCACTATAGTTAAGTGATTTTTCAATATCCCTCGTATATAAATCGGTCTTAAGATATAAAATATCCATTAATAGTTACATTGTATATAAAATAAAACCAGAGAAGGAGCTATATATGATGGATAAAAAAGAGCTACGAAATCATCAAATCAACAACATCCCTTTAGATGCACTCAATACTCCTAGTAAGGACCAAGAACAAATACAAGAATCAGATCAAAGGCTAGCAAACAGAAATGAAAATAGACTCATCAAAAAACGCAGCAACAAGCTTTAGTTAAGGACGAATAGAGAAATTTTTTGCATAAATAACTCCAGAATATTAAATTGGTGAACATGTATAACAAGTAGACATAGTGCGGTTTAACCAATAGATAATGCAATAGATCTAAATTGGGTTAGACTCATGCATAGCGTTAATAAAGCATTTTAATTTACTTTGGGGGATTTTTAAGTAGAATTAAAAAGGCTTGAATTGTAGGTTTTCAAGCCTTTTTCTATTTACTAAATATGCAATTACGCTCTGTTTGGTTCTAATTTGATTTTACAGTAGCAGAGGAAACTTCGTCATTCCATATTCTTTCTCCATCGCCCATAGAGCTACTTAAATTATACAGAGCTCCCGTGTTTGCTAGTCCAAGCGCTCGACCGTTCCCGTCAAAATCTTCATATATAATCGTATAATCTCCATGAGCATGTGTACGAACAGAAGAAATAGAATCATTAGCATCTCCAATGAAATTGAAAATTTTAACTGGATTTTTACTTGCAGGTATATTTATAGTAGCCCCGTTACCATCAGCATCTTTATAAAAAGTCGAACGTATGGCCGCTCTATTTACTACTAAGCTTACTATTACTCTGTTTTTTGAATAACAGGATGTGCTTTTAAAAAAGAAACACGAAGTTTTTTACTTCTGTGTTTCTTCAAGTTTTCGCTGATTGATTGCTCGATAAAGAAAGCGTATAGGTATTTATATTAGAAAGTGAGATACTTCACCATCAGATGGTACTAAAATATTGTTGGAAAGTCCTTTTTTATTGATGAAAGCTTTTAATTCTTTTCTAGTTAGTAAGCAATGATTGACAGCTTCCATATGAGCAACGATGATAGTTGAATGTTGAGCTTCCATATATGTTTGATAAATATCTTCTTTAGTCATAATTACAGGATTCCCTTGAAGAAATTGTGCACCCCCTCCATTTACAACAATTACTTCTGGATTATGAGTTTTAATCACCTTTTGAACGTCGCTGCACCATATTGTATCTCCTGCTATATAGAGTGTTTTTTCATTTGGATGATTAAATACAACACCTGAAACTTCCCCCATAAGATGTCCTATGTCCCCTGTACCGTGTTTTCCATCGGTTCTAGTTAGGGTAATACTACCAATATTAATGGCATGAGTTAATGCTTCAACGTTCTGAAAACCTTCTTTTTTAATTGATTCCACGTCTTTTTCATTTTGTGCATAGATTTTTATATCTTTAAGTAAAACCTCTTTAGCAATCTGGTCAAAATGGTCAGGGTGTAAGTGTGTAATGATAACAGCATCAACCTGAATAATTTCTTCTATAGAAATTGGTAAGCTAACCAGAGGGTTTGGCATATTTTGATTTGGTGTATTAGGAAACGGTGGAATCGATCCTTTTTCAGCTAAAAAAGGATCGATTAGAAACTTCCTGTCAGCATAATGTAAAACTAGCGTTGCATTTCGTATAAGCCTGATATTCATGAAGTGCTCCTCCTTTTGCAAGATTTACTAATAGTATAAAATACGAAGTAGATAATTTTACATGCTCAAAATCAAGTTTTTAGATGGTTTGACTTGAAATATGAAAGGATTTGAAACGATGTTAGATGATACAGATAAAAAAATATTAAGAGAATTATCGAAGAATGGTCGTATGTCGATGAAAGAATTAGGAGGAAAAGTTCATTTGACAGGGCAAGCAACGTCATCTAGAGTAATAAAGTTAGAAGAGAACGGTGTCATAGAAGGTTATACGATTAAATTAAATAAACGAAAATTAGGCTACCCTGTACATACGTTTATAAATATATATACAAAAAACGTTCAACATCAGCCCTATTTATCTTTTATAAAAACACAACATGAATATATTATAAATAACTTTAAAATTAGTGGTGAAGGTTGTTATCTTCTAGAGTGTAAGTTTTCTTCTAATGAAGTACTAGATGGATTTTTAACCAAACTAAACCAACATGCTAATTATAAATTATCCATAGTGATTAAATAATATTAACCAAAAAATTTTTGATGATTTTTATATTTAAGTTATTGAATTATACCAGCTAGTATAAGTAATTTTTTTAAGAACAGGGCGCAAATATATAAACTTTTAGATTTAACCGACTTTATTATTATCTTTTTAAGTACAGTAAAGTATTTCACATCAAAAATCAAATAACTTTTTTAACCCCGTTATTACTCTGTAAAATTAAAGACAAGTGAATGTATTATAAAACAGTAATATCAAGAAGTTGTCTTTAATGTCACACATTATATTAAATAATTTGTACATCACTTATATAGTGGTGTACTTTTTTGTTTGTTAGACCTCTAAACGACCTCATTGACTACCACAACAACCCTTTTAATGTAAATATTTACAGTGATTAAATATCGCAGCAAAACAGAACGTACATTCTTGAAACATACATTCTGTTTGGAGGCAATAACTTGAAAGAATATAAAGTAAAAGAAGTAGAAGAGGAATACTTTTATCCACTATCATCACCCTAAATTATATTTAGGTTTAGTTTGTCCTGTTCAGTTACAATAATTCCTTATGTAAGTTGAAGAAGAAAGAGGCTCTACTCCTTATTGAAGCAAAGCCCACGTTACTTTAATAACACTTTCTCTTTCATATAAATAGAAGCTGTACAATACTAGAACAACTTCTATCCACCTACAATAAACTTACCAATAATAGTCTCTCCATTAACATCATATAAAGGAATTTCTCTTGGTTTAGCTTCATTTGTAAGTCTAACTGCTTCTTCAGGGGTTTTAGGCTGTGGACCATCCAAATCTTTTTGGAATTTACAGAGGAAGATATTTTACTGGGCATAACAGAAAATCTATTTGATAATACATTTTAGTTGTTGTGATTATGGACAAGATAACTTGAAAACCTTGGATTTTCCCACAAAGAAATGAGAAAAGGGGAAGAATAACGAAAAACATGTGTCAATAATTTTAGTATGTGCTTGTATTTTACCAAGGGTGATGACGATCAATATTATGATTAACAACAACATTAAAGTTCATAAAAATAAACAGAATGAATAATTGACAAAAAATGAGAATAGTAGTAATCTAACGTAAAACATACGCTACCGTATTTTACTGGAGAGATGATATGCAATTAACGAGGGAAGATTGGATAAAAGCAGGATTACAACAATTAGCTGATGAAGGGATACATAAAGTTCGCATTGAAGCACTTGCTCGATTGCTAAAAATAAGCAAAGGAAGCTTCTATCACTATTTTCGTGACCATCAAGAGCTTTTAGATTCTATGCTCGACTTTTGGGAAGTACATGCAACAAAGCTGATTGTTCAAAGTATGGAGCAACAGGATGCCTCTTTAGAACAGCTATTACAGATTAGTTTTAATCGAGATAAAAAAATTGAGAATGGTATTTATACTTGGGCTAAATATGATCCTGTTGTGGCAGCACGTTTAGTAGATATGGAAGAACAAAGAATTTCTTGTGTTGCAAAATTGTATCAAAAAATGGGCATAGACGAAACTGAATCAATTGATCGAGCGAGACTTGCCTATTTAACGTATGTAGGATGGATGACAAGGTTTGAAGCAAATCCTAATTTTGATATTGATAAAATGGTTGAGCTTTTAACTTCTTTCAGCGGGTGTCCAAACATCCGCTGAAAGAAGTTAAAGCCTCCGGCGGATGTCACAGAATTATGCCGAGGCATAATGGATTATTCGATAATAAATGTCCCTAATATGGTTATAAAACCTGAAGGGACAAAATTTTCACTATAACATACGGTAGTGTATGTTTTATTTGAAGTTACGAAATTGGGGGCGAATAAATGAAATTACTATTAATATTAGTAGCTGTAGGGCTTCTGTGGTTTATCAGTTTTTTGCATATTTATTGGGCTTTTGGAGGTCGATGGGGTTCTGCCGCTGTTCTCCCAGTAAAAGAGGGAGAACATAAGCCTGCTTTTACTCCGAGAATATGGGGAACATTATTCGTAGCCATTCTTATTCTACTGGCTAGTGTCATTATTGT contains:
- a CDS encoding TetR/AcrR family transcriptional regulator — encoded protein: MQLTREDWIKAGLQQLADEGIHKVRIEALARLLKISKGSFYHYFRDHQELLDSMLDFWEVHATKLIVQSMEQQDASLEQLLQISFNRDKKIENGIYTWAKYDPVVAARLVDMEEQRISCVAKLYQKMGIDETESIDRARLAYLTYVGWMTRFEANPNFDIDKMVELLTSFSGCPNIR
- a CDS encoding Lrp/AsnC family transcriptional regulator produces the protein MLDDTDKKILRELSKNGRMSMKELGGKVHLTGQATSSRVIKLEENGVIEGYTIKLNKRKLGYPVHTFINIYTKNVQHQPYLSFIKTQHEYIINNFKISGEGCYLLECKFSSNEVLDGFLTKLNQHANYKLSIVIK
- a CDS encoding M4 family metallopeptidase, with the protein product MKNKKTLATVALTTGLALTAVTPYGVGHAEETDQLQVQIQEDSFRTGELTQPSQKAPENVVKDALKEKAEQALSPKQVNGETGVDYKVLQKRGSYDGTTLVRMQQTYEGKEVYGHQLTAHVDKKGVIKSVSGDSAQNLKQEDLKKPINLSQEEAKQYIYTKYGNDIKFISEPEVKEVIFVDENNGQASNAYQVTFAAATPNYVSGTYLVNAHNGDMLKNMVQESGLKASEKLVGALKESRKSNLTSLTGTGKDDLGISRTFGISKQSDGKYALADYTRGQGIETYDVNYRDITKEERYYPGKLATSTSTTFNDSKAVSAHYLATKVYDFYKDKYKRNSFDNKGQKVVSVVHAWDSEDTNDPKNWQNALSADNGSMLVYGDPIVKAFDVAGHEFTHAVTSSESNLEYSGESGAINEALSDIMGTAIEKYINNGKFNWTMGEQTGSVFRDMENPSSVPSSAGVPYPDDYSEFNNFNGWDNGGVHFNSSIINKAAYLIAKGGTHNGVTVKGIGEDKMFDIFHYANTDELNMTSDFSELRSACIRVATNKYGANSAEVQAVQKAFEATKIK
- a CDS encoding RapH N-terminal domain-containing protein, which produces MDTHIIAKEEIITLLSSWYNAIISQHIIKAKHLKEEIDRNIYNIEEDSNISIYYSLLNFRYNLLVCDIDGSKDCLEKIAPFPEQTETFLKYYYHFFKAIYAISVGNHNEAKEQYEKAEKLLATIPDELEKAEFDYMFAVFHYQSLNPLLAAKYANKAKEVFSKHTGYEMKVASCQNTIGLACTKLRLYEIAEENFILALRIFKKYSEEQLIAKVKHNLGLLYADQSLSELAIKYLKDSIKNNPKTMFLLAREYYKLGENLLAADLIEQGYNLTKLKEYKCHFAILRELNKEAEIEELEKVIMTGIYFFKKENLWGHVKEYASILGNKFYDLNKYEQASRYLHIALDADKKDLEKGA
- a CDS encoding MBL fold metallo-hydrolase gives rise to the protein MNIRLIRNATLVLHYADRKFLIDPFLAEKGSIPPFPNTPNQNMPNPLVSLPISIEEIIQVDAVIITHLHPDHFDQIAKEVLLKDIKIYAQNEKDVESIKKEGFQNVEALTHAINIGSITLTRTDGKHGTGDIGHLMGEVSGVVFNHPNEKTLYIAGDTIWCSDVQKVIKTHNPEVIVVNGGGAQFLQGNPVIMTKEDIYQTYMEAQHSTIIVAHMEAVNHCLLTRKELKAFINKKGLSNNILVPSDGEVSHFLI